The sequence TATTTTTATTTCAAGAAGATGACTATTGTTTGGCGATTTGTGAAAGATCGCAGCAATCGCAAATTTTACAATCTCACGAAAATTTGACCGCACTTTATGAACAATTTACCGAACGTTTTGAAGGGCAACTTGAACAAGTTTTTGTGTATCAAATTCCCTCAAGTCATACACCATTACCAGAAAACTGGCAGCGAGTAGAAACGGATTTACCCTTTATCGCGCTCGGCAACGCACTATGGCAAAAAGATTTATATCAACAAAAAGTGAGTAGCTAAATGTCGATGAATTTATTGCCTTGGCGTACTTATCAACATCAAAAGCGTTTACGTCGTTTAGCTTTTTATATCGCTTTATTTATCTTGCTTGCTATTAATTTAACCTTGGCTTTTAGTAATCTAATTGAACAACAAAAACAAGATCTGCAAGCGCAGCAAACATCTTTTGAAAAACTTAATCAGCAACTTCATAAAACAACCAAGCAAATTGAACAGTTGCGTAGTGCAGTGCAGGTTGGCGAAATTTTGACATCTATTCCCAACGAGCAAGTAAAAAAGAGTTTACAACAGCTAAGTGAATTACCTTTTCAACAAGGAGAACTGAATAAATTTAAACAAGATGCGAATAACTTGAGCTTAGAAGGTAATGCGCAAGATCAAAGGGAATTTGAACTAATTCATCAATTTTTAAAGAAACATTTTCCCAATGTGAAATTGGGCCAGTTTCAGCCTGAACAACAGTCATTGTATTTTCGCTTTGATGTAGAACAAGGAGAAAAAAAGTGAAAGCCTTTTTTAACGATCCTTTTAATCCTTTTGGCAAATGGCTAAGTCAGTCTTTTTATGTGCACGGTTTAACTTTTTTATTGTTATTAAGTGCGGTGATTTTTCGCCCCATTTTAGATTATATCAAGGGGAGCTCACGTTTCCATGAAATCGAAAATGAGTTGGCAGAGAAACGATCAGAATTGTTGCATCAACAAAAAATTTTAACCTCTTTACAGCAGCAATCGGAAAGTCGAAAAGTTTCTCCAGAACTGGCTGCGCAAATTATGCCGTTGAATAAACAAATTCAACGTTTAGCTGCACGTAACGGTTTATCTCAGCATTTACGTTGGGAAATGGGGCAACAGCCTATTTTGCATTTACAGCTTACTGGGCATTTTGAAAAAACGAAGACATTTTTAACCGCACTTTTAGCTAATACGTCACAGCTTTCTGTAAGTCGGCTGCAATTTATGAAACCCGAAGACGGCCCATTGCAAACCGAGATCATTTTTCAGCTAGATAAGGAGGCAAAATGAAGTATTGGTTTTTCCTAGTTGCATTATTTTTTATGAATTGCAGTTGGGGACAAGATCCTTTCGATAAAACACAGCGTATCCATTCTCAGTTTGATAACGCACAAACAGCGATGGAGCAGACAGAAATAATTTCCTCAGATGTACCTAATAATCTATGTGGAGCAGATGAAAATCGCCAAGCGGCTGAAATTCCTTTGAACGCTTTAAAATTAGTGGGCGTAGTGATTTCTAAAGATAAAGCCTTTGCCTTATTGCAAGATCAGGCTTTGCAAGTTTACAGCGTTTTAGAGGGCGTTGATGTGGCTCAAGAGGGCTATATTGTAGAAAAAATCAACCAAAACAATGTTCAATTTATGCGCAAGCTAGGGGAGCAATGTGATAGTAGTGAATGGAAAAAATTAAGTTTTTAAAGGAAGATTATGAAGAAATATCTTTTAAAGTTCGGTTGTTTTTTAGTGTGTTTTTGTTTGCCATTAATCGTTTTTGCTAATCCTAAAACAGATAACGAACGTTTTTTTATTCGTTTATCACAAGCGCCTTTAGCCCAAACACTGGAGCAATTAGCTTTTCAACATGATGTCAATTTAGTGATAGATGAGACGCTAGAAGGCAATATTTCTTTGAAATTAGATAATATTGATATGCCACGTTTGCTACAAATAATCGCTAAAAGTAAGAAGCTTACTTTGAACAAAGATGAGGGCATTTATTATCTGAATGGAGGGCAATTAGGTAAAGGTCAAGTTGCAGGAAATCTTACTACAAATGAACCGCATTTAGTGAGTCACACTGTTAAACTCCATTTTGCTAAAGCTTCTGAATTAATGAAATCCTTAACGACAGGAAGTGGCTCTTTGCTTTCTCCTGCTGGGAGCATTACCTTTGATGATCGCAGTAATTTACTGGTTATTCAGGATGAACCTCGTTCTGTGCAAAATATCAAAAAACTAATTTCTGAAATGGATAAACCTATTGAGCAGATCGCTATTGAAGCGCGTATTGTGACAATTACGGATGAGAGTTTGAAAGAACTTGGTGTTCGGTGGGGGATTTTTAATCCAACGGAAAATGCGACGCGTGTAGCGGGCAGCTTAGCCGGAAATGGCTTTGAAAATATTACGGATAATCTTAATGTGAATTTTGCAACAACGACGACACCTGCTGGTTCGATAGCATTACAAGTCGCGAAAATTAATGGTCGATTGCTTGATTTAGAATTAAGCGCTTTGGAGCGTGAAAATAATGTAGAAATTATCGCAAGTCCTCGCTTACTCACTACCAATAAGAAAAGTGCGAGCATTAAACAGGGGACAGAAATTCCTTATGTTGTGAGCAATACTCGTAACGATACACAATCTGTGGAATTTCGTGAGGCAGTACTTGGTTTGGAAGTGACGCCACATATTTCTAAAGATAACAATATTTTGCTTGATTTATTGGTGAGTCAAAACTCACCAGGTTCTCGTGTCGCTTATGGACAAAACGAGGTGGTTTCTATTGATAAGCAAGAAATTAATACTCAGGTTTTTGCCAAAGATGGGGAAACCATTGTGCTTGGCGGCGTGTTCCACGATACGATCACAAAAAGCGAAGATAAAGTGCCAGTACTTGGCGATATACCTGGCATTAAACGATTGTTTAGTAAAGAAAGTGAAAGACATCAAAAACGTGAGTTAGTGATTTTTGTGACGCCGCATATTTTAAAAGCTGGGGAAACGTTAGAGGCGTTGAAACAAAAAAGTGTGGGTAAAAAATAACTTAGATGATGAGTTTTTTTAATTTTCGCTGTATCCACTGTCGTAGCAATCTTCATATCGAAAAAAATGGGCTATGTTCATGTTGCCAAAAACAAATTAAATCTTTTCCTTATTGCGGTCATTGTGGTGCGGAATTGCAATATTATGCGCAGCATTGTGGTAATTGTCTTAAACAAGAACCTAGTTGGGATAAGATAGTCATTATCGGGCATTATATTGAACCACTTTCTGTATTGATTCACCGTTTTAAATTTCAAAATCAATTTTGGATTGACCGCACTTTGGCTCGGCTTTTATATCTTGCGGTGCGTGATGCTAAACGAACGCATCAACTTAAATTGCCAGAAGC comes from Haemophilus haemolyticus and encodes:
- a CDS encoding type IV pilus secretin PilQ family protein; translation: MKKYLLKFGCFLVCFCLPLIVFANPKTDNERFFIRLSQAPLAQTLEQLAFQHDVNLVIDETLEGNISLKLDNIDMPRLLQIIAKSKKLTLNKDEGIYYLNGGQLGKGQVAGNLTTNEPHLVSHTVKLHFAKASELMKSLTTGSGSLLSPAGSITFDDRSNLLVIQDEPRSVQNIKKLISEMDKPIEQIAIEARIVTITDESLKELGVRWGIFNPTENATRVAGSLAGNGFENITDNLNVNFATTTTPAGSIALQVAKINGRLLDLELSALERENNVEIIASPRLLTTNKKSASIKQGTEIPYVVSNTRNDTQSVEFREAVLGLEVTPHISKDNNILLDLLVSQNSPGSRVAYGQNEVVSIDKQEINTQVFAKDGETIVLGGVFHDTITKSEDKVPVLGDIPGIKRLFSKESERHQKRELVIFVTPHILKAGETLEALKQKSVGKK
- a CDS encoding pilus assembly protein PilP, translated to MKYWFFLVALFFMNCSWGQDPFDKTQRIHSQFDNAQTAMEQTEIISSDVPNNLCGADENRQAAEIPLNALKLVGVVISKDKAFALLQDQALQVYSVLEGVDVAQEGYIVEKINQNNVQFMRKLGEQCDSSEWKKLSF
- the comC gene encoding competence protein ComC, whose amino-acid sequence is MKAFFNDPFNPFGKWLSQSFYVHGLTFLLLLSAVIFRPILDYIKGSSRFHEIENELAEKRSELLHQQKILTSLQQQSESRKVSPELAAQIMPLNKQIQRLAARNGLSQHLRWEMGQQPILHLQLTGHFEKTKTFLTALLANTSQLSVSRLQFMKPEDGPLQTEIIFQLDKEAK
- a CDS encoding competence protein B, whose protein sequence is MSMNLLPWRTYQHQKRLRRLAFYIALFILLAINLTLAFSNLIEQQKQDLQAQQTSFEKLNQQLHKTTKQIEQLRSAVQVGEILTSIPNEQVKKSLQQLSELPFQQGELNKFKQDANNLSLEGNAQDQREFELIHQFLKKHFPNVKLGQFQPEQQSLYFRFDVEQGEKK